In one Lachnospiraceae bacterium GAM79 genomic region, the following are encoded:
- a CDS encoding MATE family efflux transporter translates to MAESNKMREMPVNKLMVQMGIPMILSMALQAVYNIVDSAFVGNMKVGSEAALNALTLVFPVQMLMVAVGIGTGVGTNALLAMTLGQRDMKKAARVAGNSLFLGGIIYVVCLLFGIFGVKAYISSQTVDPEVISMGTTYLRVCCVLSFGIVFFSLFEKLLQATGRSLYSTIGQVAGAVINIILDPIMIYGIGPVPEMGVAGAAYATVIGQIVSAGLLLVFHLKLNKEFEHGIKHMKPSARTMKEIYSIGLPAIIAQALMSIMVYAMNLILKFNPSAQTAYGLFYKVQQFVLFLAFGLRDAITPIIAFAYGMGSKKRIKDGIRYGLIYTIALMILGVLITEIFPNAFASLFNAGQSRAYFIGAMRIISISFIFAGINVAYQGIYQALNGGLESLVISLLRQLVIILPLAAIFSVFVRNGQIGVSLIWWAFPITEFISCLAGYVFLKKIQRNKVEKLG, encoded by the coding sequence ATGGCGGAAAGTAATAAGATGAGGGAGATGCCGGTAAATAAGCTGATGGTTCAGATGGGAATACCGATGATCCTGTCGATGGCATTACAGGCGGTCTATAATATCGTGGACAGTGCATTTGTAGGCAATATGAAGGTGGGGAGTGAAGCAGCATTAAATGCACTCACACTGGTATTTCCGGTTCAGATGCTTATGGTGGCTGTGGGAATCGGAACAGGTGTAGGAACAAATGCACTTCTTGCCATGACACTTGGGCAGAGAGATATGAAAAAAGCAGCAAGAGTCGCAGGCAACAGCTTATTTCTTGGTGGAATTATTTATGTGGTATGTCTGTTATTTGGTATCTTTGGAGTGAAAGCCTACATCTCATCTCAGACCGTTGATCCGGAAGTTATCTCGATGGGAACAACATATTTGCGGGTCTGCTGTGTGTTGTCCTTTGGCATTGTCTTCTTTTCATTATTTGAAAAATTATTACAGGCAACAGGACGTTCCCTTTATTCAACAATCGGTCAGGTTGCGGGAGCTGTTATAAATATTATTCTTGACCCGATCATGATTTATGGTATCGGACCTGTTCCGGAAATGGGAGTAGCGGGAGCCGCATATGCTACCGTCATAGGACAGATCGTATCTGCCGGTTTGCTTCTGGTATTTCATCTGAAGTTAAATAAGGAATTTGAACATGGAATAAAACATATGAAGCCAAGTGCCAGAACTATGAAAGAGATATATTCCATTGGTCTTCCTGCTATCATTGCACAGGCACTTATGTCAATTATGGTTTATGCGATGAATCTTATTTTAAAGTTCAATCCTTCCGCCCAGACGGCATATGGATTGTTTTATAAGGTGCAGCAGTTTGTATTGTTCCTTGCATTTGGACTGAGAGATGCAATCACGCCGATCATAGCTTTTGCATATGGCATGGGAAGCAAGAAAAGGATCAAAGATGGAATCCGCTATGGTCTTATTTATACCATAGCATTGATGATCCTGGGCGTTCTCATCACAGAGATTTTTCCAAATGCCTTTGCTTCGCTGTTCAATGCAGGTCAGTCAAGAGCGTATTTTATCGGTGCAATGAGAATTATCTCGATCAGTTTTATATTTGCCGGAATCAATGTGGCATATCAGGGAATCTATCAGGCATTGAATGGCGGCCTTGAGTCGCTTGTCATATCACTTCTCAGACAGCTTGTGATCATATTGCCATTGGCAGCGATTTTTTCTGTCTTTGTAAGAAATGGTCAGATAGGTGTTTCGTTGATCTGGTGGGCGTTCCCGATTACAGAATTTATCTCATGCTTAGCGGGATATGTATTTTTGAAGAAAATACAGAGAAACAAGGTAGAAAAATTAGGATAA
- a CDS encoding YitT family protein → MSSKNWLKKIVIIIVGSVIAAYGITLALYAGFGGATLAVLWQGISETFHISIGMASFVVAVVMILFAAIYDRSQIHIGTFLYQVVYSGCVDVFAKCHIYSKYMWINFFIMLAGVVLFAVGTGLYASASLGRGSYEAVTFALAEKNNWQVKIVRMILDILMVVTGVLLGGKFGACTIITVIISGPVIQFTNGKAKQIFKM, encoded by the coding sequence ATGTCATCAAAGAATTGGTTGAAAAAAATAGTGATAATTATAGTAGGTTCTGTTATTGCAGCTTATGGAATCACACTTGCCTTGTATGCGGGATTTGGAGGCGCAACACTTGCAGTTTTGTGGCAGGGTATTTCAGAAACATTTCATATAAGTATCGGAATGGCTTCGTTTGTTGTAGCTGTTGTGATGATCTTATTTGCGGCTATTTATGACAGGTCGCAGATTCATATAGGAACATTTTTGTATCAGGTTGTGTACAGTGGGTGTGTGGATGTATTTGCAAAATGCCATATATACAGCAAATACATGTGGATAAATTTCTTCATTATGCTGGCAGGTGTGGTCTTATTTGCAGTTGGAACAGGTCTGTATGCATCTGCATCTCTTGGCAGAGGTTCTTATGAAGCAGTAACCTTTGCATTGGCAGAGAAAAATAACTGGCAGGTTAAGATCGTTCGTATGATATTAGATATTTTAATGGTCGTGACAGGCGTGCTTTTGGGAGGAAAGTTTGGAGCATGTACGATCATCACAGTTATAATTTCAGGACCGGTTATACAATTTACAAATGGCAAGGCAAAGCAGATTTTTAAGATGTAG
- a CDS encoding nucleotidyltransferase domain-containing protein: MAYNLPDRVIKEITVFAKENSIIKIVLFGSRARGDHTERSDVDLAVYGGDFDSFYWNIKENIHSLLSFDVVDMNSRVTEELKKEIERDGVVIYEKTR, translated from the coding sequence ATGGCATATAATCTTCCGGATAGAGTTATAAAGGAAATTACAGTGTTTGCAAAAGAAAATTCAATTATAAAAATAGTTTTGTTTGGATCTCGGGCAAGAGGAGATCATACAGAGAGAAGTGATGTGGATTTAGCTGTGTACGGTGGGGATTTTGATTCTTTTTATTGGAATATAAAAGAAAACATCCATTCGCTCCTTTCTTTTGATGTGGTTGATATGAATTCAAGGGTTACGGAAGAATTAAAAAAAGAAATTGAAAGGGATGGGGTTGTTATATATGAAAAAACTAGATAA
- a CDS encoding nucleotidyltransferase substrate binding protein translates to MKKLDNFANCLDILKQADFELADSNDIYRMGVVGQFNLTFELAWKALQEVLRMHGVEGAETGSPREILQVGYKVGFVNDSSVWLLMLKKRNTSIHIYNEEEIDELIVFIRDSFIPAFTDLEETLQEKLIEVDEW, encoded by the coding sequence ATGAAAAAACTAGATAATTTTGCAAATTGCCTTGATATATTAAAGCAAGCAGATTTTGAACTTGCAGACAGCAATGATATATATCGAATGGGTGTTGTTGGGCAGTTTAATCTGACTTTTGAACTTGCCTGGAAAGCATTGCAGGAAGTGCTGAGAATGCATGGAGTAGAAGGAGCGGAAACAGGTTCGCCAAGAGAAATATTACAGGTCGGGTATAAAGTCGGATTTGTGAACGACTCATCTGTTTGGCTGCTGATGTTGAAAAAAAGAAATACATCAATTCATATATATAACGAGGAAGAAATTGATGAATTGATCGTGTTTATACGAGATAGTTTTATTCCAGCTTTTACAGATCTTGAGGAGACATTGCAGGAAAAACTTATAGAAGTAGATGAGTGGTAA
- the thiS gene encoding sulfur carrier protein ThiS → MVKINGEEKEIAGKNLLEYLKEAGFEPERVVVERNLDIIPKDGLGNTIIQDEDVIEVLRFVGGG, encoded by the coding sequence ATGGTAAAAATCAATGGTGAAGAAAAAGAGATTGCCGGTAAGAATCTTCTGGAATATTTGAAGGAAGCCGGATTTGAGCCGGAACGTGTCGTTGTAGAACGGAATCTCGACATTATTCCAAAAGATGGACTTGGCAATACGATCATTCAGGATGAAGATGTGATCGAAGTATTACGATTTGTTGGTGGAGGTTGA
- the thiF gene encoding sulfur carrier protein ThiS adenylyltransferase ThiF, with protein sequence MTEMQKKMQELISQEELDRAFDARFLKEMQVKLRAAKVAVAGIGGLGSNIAVMLARSGVGHLLLVDFDVVDVTNLNRQMYFISQLGKPKTEALLETLYQINPYLTYETVQTKVTPDNVKELFGEYPIVCEAFDKPDQKAMLVRELLMQCPDATVVSGNGMAGYADTNAIQTRQMMRRLYVCGDQSTDVGDGIGLIAPRVAACAAHEANKVLQLIMEK encoded by the coding sequence ATGACAGAGATGCAGAAGAAAATGCAGGAGCTGATCTCACAGGAAGAACTGGATCGTGCATTTGATGCAAGATTTCTGAAAGAGATGCAGGTAAAGTTACGTGCGGCGAAGGTGGCTGTTGCAGGTATCGGTGGACTGGGGTCAAATATTGCAGTCATGCTTGCAAGAAGCGGCGTCGGACATTTGCTTCTGGTGGATTTCGATGTGGTGGATGTGACGAATCTCAATCGTCAGATGTACTTTATATCCCAGCTCGGGAAGCCGAAGACGGAAGCCCTGCTCGAAACCCTGTATCAGATCAATCCATATCTGACGTATGAGACCGTGCAGACGAAAGTAACACCGGACAATGTAAAGGAGTTATTCGGTGAATATCCTATCGTGTGTGAAGCATTTGACAAACCGGATCAGAAGGCAATGCTGGTGCGTGAACTACTGATGCAGTGTCCGGATGCAACTGTTGTATCAGGAAATGGCATGGCAGGGTATGCAGATACGAATGCGATACAAACCCGCCAGATGATGCGCCGCCTGTATGTGTGCGGAGATCAGAGCACCGATGTCGGCGACGGTATAGGACTCATCGCCCCACGGGTAGCTGCCTGCGCAGCTCATGAAGCAAACAAAGTATTACAATTGATAATGGAGAAATAA
- a CDS encoding thiazole synthase: protein MEDKFILGGKEFKSRFILGSGKYNLNLIKAAVEQGGAEIITLALRRANTQESENILDYIPEGVTLLPNTSGARNAEEAVRIARLSRAMGCGNFVKVEIMRDAKYLFPDNYETVKATEILAKEGFVVLPYMNPDLNVARDLQNAGAAAVMPLAAPIGSNKGLATKAMIQVLIDEIDLPIIVDAGIGKPSQACEAMEMGAAAIMANTAIATAGDVPEMAAAFKLAIEAGRKAYLTGMGRVLARGGSASDPLTGFLR from the coding sequence ATGGAAGATAAATTCATCTTAGGCGGCAAGGAATTCAAGAGCCGTTTCATTTTAGGATCAGGCAAATACAACCTGAATCTGATCAAGGCAGCAGTCGAACAGGGAGGGGCAGAGATTATCACCCTTGCATTACGACGTGCAAATACACAGGAAAGTGAGAATATTCTGGACTATATTCCGGAAGGAGTTACCCTGCTTCCGAATACCTCCGGTGCAAGAAATGCCGAAGAGGCTGTCCGCATCGCAAGACTTAGCCGGGCAATGGGCTGCGGCAATTTTGTAAAGGTAGAGATCATGCGTGATGCAAAATACCTTTTTCCGGATAATTATGAGACTGTGAAAGCAACCGAGATCCTTGCAAAGGAAGGCTTCGTGGTACTGCCATATATGAATCCGGATTTAAATGTAGCAAGGGATCTTCAGAATGCAGGTGCGGCTGCTGTTATGCCGCTTGCAGCTCCGATTGGAAGTAATAAGGGGCTTGCGACAAAGGCTATGATCCAGGTATTGATCGATGAGATCGACCTGCCGATCATCGTGGATGCCGGCATCGGAAAACCATCTCAGGCATGTGAAGCGATGGAAATGGGTGCAGCTGCGATCATGGCAAATACAGCCATTGCAACAGCAGGTGATGTACCGGAGATGGCGGCAGCATTTAAGCTTGCAATCGAAGCCGGAAGAAAAGCATACCTGACCGGAATGGGACGTGTACTTGCAAGAGGCGGAAGTGCATCGGATCCTTTGACAGGTTTCTTGCGTTAG
- the thiH gene encoding 2-iminoacetate synthase ThiH gives MNEENQVYFVDSDKLPQEALARKHRLEQDASFRTNHMEYMEGMQVIDSDIKDKVLAAMDAYDYDSYTAADVERALSHESCTIEDFKALLSPAAAPYLEQMARKAEEITKNHFGNTVYIFTPLYIANYCQNYCIYCGFNCYNNIRRKKLTMEEIEHEMQVIAHTGMEEILILTGESRAYSDVTYIGEAVKIARKYFKNIGIEIYPVNVDEYKYLHECGVDYVTVFQETYNTDKYETLHLMGHKRVWPYRFDAQERALMGGMRGAGFSALLGLDDFRKDALATALHVYYINRKYPHAELSLSCPRLRPIVNNEKINPRDVGEKELCQVLCAYRMFLPFAGITVSSRESATFRNGIAKICATKVSAGVSTGIGDHEEKYEGKEDEDVGDEQFEINDDRSFASMYQDMEKGGLQPVLNDYIYV, from the coding sequence ATGAATGAAGAAAATCAGGTATATTTTGTTGACAGTGACAAGCTTCCACAGGAAGCGCTAGCGCGCAAGCATCGTCTGGAACAGGATGCATCGTTCCGGACAAATCATATGGAATATATGGAAGGCATGCAGGTGATCGATTCGGATATCAAGGACAAAGTACTTGCGGCTATGGATGCATATGACTATGATTCCTATACTGCGGCAGATGTAGAACGTGCGCTGTCACATGAGAGCTGTACGATCGAGGACTTTAAGGCATTGCTGTCACCGGCAGCAGCACCGTATCTGGAACAGATGGCAAGGAAAGCAGAGGAGATCACGAAGAATCATTTTGGAAATACGGTCTATATCTTCACACCGCTTTATATTGCAAACTATTGCCAGAACTACTGCATTTACTGTGGTTTCAACTGTTATAACAACATTCGCCGGAAGAAGCTGACGATGGAGGAGATCGAGCATGAGATGCAGGTTATTGCGCATACCGGCATGGAAGAAATTCTGATCCTGACAGGCGAGAGCCGGGCATATTCGGATGTTACATATATCGGGGAAGCGGTGAAGATCGCAAGAAAATATTTTAAGAATATCGGAATCGAGATCTACCCGGTAAATGTGGATGAATACAAATATCTGCATGAATGTGGTGTTGATTATGTGACTGTTTTTCAGGAGACATACAACACAGATAAATACGAGACCTTGCATCTGATGGGACATAAGCGTGTCTGGCCGTATCGTTTTGATGCGCAGGAGCGTGCGCTGATGGGCGGCATGCGTGGAGCCGGATTCTCAGCACTTCTGGGACTGGATGATTTCAGAAAGGATGCACTGGCGACAGCACTTCATGTCTACTATATCAACCGCAAATATCCTCATGCAGAATTATCATTGAGCTGTCCGCGTCTGCGTCCGATCGTGAATAATGAGAAGATCAATCCAAGGGATGTAGGTGAGAAGGAGCTCTGTCAGGTGCTCTGTGCATATCGGATGTTCCTGCCATTTGCCGGAATCACGGTATCGAGCCGTGAGAGCGCAACATTCCGAAACGGAATCGCAAAGATCTGTGCAACGAAGGTTTCTGCCGGAGTATCGACCGGTATCGGTGATCATGAAGAAAAATACGAGGGCAAAGAGGATGAGGATGTAGGAGATGAGCAGTTCGAGATCAACGATGATCGTTCCTTTGCATCCATGTATCAGGATATGGAGAAGGGCGGCTTACAGCCGGTCTTAAACGATTATATCTATGTGTAA
- a CDS encoding thiamine phosphate synthase, with amino-acid sequence MCKCYEHAIVITNRALVNGDFLEQLQKVAQVHPHALILREKDLPDAEYEKLAAKVLEIYKTAGIPVFLHSRMEIAERLGCENIHLSIPVLQDLSDVWRDALTTNFKEISVSCHSMEDVELAVKSGATQIVLGTIFETECKKGLKGRGLEFVREICANCPVPVYAIGGINEERLLQVMEAGAAGGCMMSGFMRM; translated from the coding sequence ATGTGTAAATGTTATGAGCATGCGATCGTGATCACCAATCGCGCGCTGGTAAACGGAGACTTTCTGGAACAGCTTCAAAAGGTCGCTCAGGTGCATCCACATGCATTGATCCTGCGGGAAAAAGATCTGCCGGATGCAGAATATGAGAAGCTTGCAGCGAAGGTTTTAGAAATATACAAAACGGCAGGCATACCTGTCTTTCTACATTCCAGAATGGAGATTGCAGAACGGCTTGGCTGTGAGAATATTCATTTGTCGATTCCTGTGTTGCAGGATTTGTCAGATGTCTGGCGTGATGCACTGACAACGAATTTTAAAGAGATCAGTGTGTCCTGTCACAGCATGGAGGATGTCGAGCTTGCAGTTAAGAGCGGAGCGACACAGATCGTGCTTGGAACGATATTTGAGACAGAATGTAAGAAAGGGCTGAAGGGCAGAGGGCTGGAATTTGTTCGTGAGATCTGTGCGAATTGTCCGGTTCCGGTATATGCGATCGGTGGTATCAATGAAGAACGCCTGCTACAGGTGATGGAAGCCGGTGCGGCAGGCGGTTGTATGATGTCCGGATTTATGCGGATGTAG
- a CDS encoding GNAT family N-acetyltransferase produces MIKIENWSPEDIAKYGRLIGEAFAASPGIAETIPHDDLVKSFEIITEFYYRMGTLYATSEKYEGFLAYWDKNTRQPLGPALHMIWRMLCEIPFKSLLNIATGSNEQYKKLYRKEKDYIAISMVVVLQAYQGQGFMKKVLELPFAEAAKRGCPCILDTDNIQKVVKYEHCGMTKTAEKKMAHDITLYTMAYLPTSA; encoded by the coding sequence ATGATAAAGATCGAAAACTGGTCACCAGAAGATATAGCAAAATACGGCAGACTGATCGGGGAAGCATTTGCCGCATCTCCCGGAATTGCCGAGACGATACCACATGATGACCTCGTCAAATCTTTCGAGATCATTACTGAATTCTACTACCGGATGGGTACATTATATGCAACCTCCGAAAAATATGAAGGCTTCCTTGCATACTGGGATAAGAATACCAGACAGCCACTCGGGCCTGCCCTACATATGATCTGGAGAATGCTGTGCGAGATTCCATTTAAATCATTATTAAATATCGCAACCGGATCAAACGAGCAATATAAGAAATTATACCGCAAAGAAAAAGATTATATCGCCATCTCGATGGTAGTCGTCTTACAGGCTTACCAGGGACAGGGCTTCATGAAGAAGGTTCTGGAGCTGCCATTTGCAGAAGCCGCCAAACGTGGCTGCCCCTGCATTCTTGACACCGACAACATCCAAAAGGTTGTCAAATACGAACATTGCGGCATGACGAAAACTGCCGAGAAGAAGATGGCACATGATATCACGCTGTATACCATGGCATATCTCCCTACATCCGCATAA
- a CDS encoding TetR/AcrR family transcriptional regulator, with the protein MPEEIRIPKQKRSIEKKEALKKAAVELFSTKGFHNTSSNEIAKKANVSIGTFYSYFVDKKSLYEELITDLYNESLQEITIMDVSEITSPREFVRRYVALILHNHEHMTAFQKEISALSLQYDDLHELEAKARAGAFQTFFSLLETNKKMLRISDLKTTSLILQCALESVVHEVTFYENDYDKEKVIDALTDLICRYCIADEYDKKM; encoded by the coding sequence ATGCCGGAAGAAATTCGTATCCCAAAACAGAAAAGAAGTATTGAGAAAAAAGAAGCACTGAAGAAAGCGGCGGTCGAGCTGTTCTCGACAAAAGGGTTTCATAATACCAGCAGTAATGAGATTGCAAAGAAAGCAAATGTGTCGATCGGCACATTTTACAGCTATTTTGTTGATAAGAAGTCGTTATATGAGGAATTGATCACGGATCTTTATAATGAGTCTTTGCAGGAGATCACGATTATGGATGTATCTGAAATCACATCTCCACGGGAATTTGTCAGAAGATACGTTGCTCTGATCCTGCATAATCATGAACATATGACGGCATTCCAGAAGGAGATATCCGCCTTATCCCTGCAGTATGATGATTTGCACGAACTGGAAGCGAAGGCGCGTGCAGGTGCATTTCAGACATTTTTCTCGCTGCTTGAGACAAATAAAAAAATGCTCAGAATCTCTGATCTTAAGACCACATCCCTGATCCTTCAATGTGCATTGGAGTCCGTTGTGCATGAGGTGACTTTCTATGAAAATGACTATGATAAAGAAAAAGTCATCGATGCGCTTACGGATCTGATCTGCCGATATTGTATTGCAGATGAATATGATAAGAAAATGTAA
- a CDS encoding acyl-CoA thioester hydrolase: MKKQFFENEKDGFYGTYYENPKGADCAVIGLFGDDPNDYMAKCGAKWLHRQGVNAMCVSPGRKNYSHVNNPLERIQTAIKWLQAHGNRKIGIMGMSTAGMDAIVAASYFPDITMTIGLTASDFVWQGFEQGEKDGCKEWPIPNASTLSWQGKPLPYMPFVYEHPVYWQKIEEETKGSGDITRSTRLFIDSEKARPHTEEEMVKVENIKGRLFLIGADDDSFWEAGKYVRRMDQRLKERPHTCEYDALVYEHGTHFVLPETLLRIALPVGLKFVLKFVFKAAKDYPKECEATRKDIDRRLSAALKEWTAD, translated from the coding sequence ATGAAAAAACAATTTTTTGAAAACGAAAAAGATGGATTTTATGGAACGTATTACGAAAATCCCAAAGGGGCAGATTGTGCCGTGATCGGATTATTTGGGGATGATCCGAATGATTATATGGCGAAATGTGGAGCAAAATGGCTTCACAGACAGGGCGTAAATGCTATGTGTGTATCTCCGGGCAGAAAAAATTACAGTCATGTCAACAACCCTCTGGAAAGGATTCAGACCGCGATAAAGTGGTTACAGGCTCATGGAAACCGGAAGATCGGTATCATGGGAATGAGCACGGCTGGAATGGATGCGATCGTTGCAGCATCTTATTTCCCGGATATTACGATGACGATCGGACTTACTGCCAGTGATTTTGTATGGCAGGGATTTGAACAGGGAGAAAAGGATGGATGTAAGGAATGGCCGATACCGAATGCATCCACACTTTCATGGCAGGGAAAGCCGCTGCCTTATATGCCATTTGTCTATGAACATCCGGTGTATTGGCAGAAGATTGAGGAGGAAACAAAAGGCTCCGGTGATATCACACGGTCGACCCGGTTGTTTATAGATTCGGAAAAGGCAAGACCGCATACAGAGGAAGAAATGGTAAAGGTCGAGAATATAAAAGGCCGCTTATTCCTGATCGGTGCGGATGATGACAGCTTCTGGGAGGCCGGCAAATATGTCCGCCGTATGGATCAGCGTTTAAAGGAACGTCCACATACATGTGAATACGATGCTCTTGTTTATGAACATGGTACTCACTTTGTATTGCCGGAAACTTTGCTTCGGATCGCACTTCCGGTTGGACTCAAATTTGTATTGAAATTTGTCTTTAAGGCTGCAAAAGATTATCCAAAGGAATGTGAGGCAACCAGAAAAGATATTGACCGCAGATTGTCCGCAGCGTTAAAGGAGTGGACAGCGGATTAA
- a CDS encoding type II toxin-antitoxin system Phd/YefM family antitoxin encodes MLTLKESIRPSADLRNHYNDISKQCKENKEAVIITVNGRGDTVALSYEEYKNMKARIELLEILAEAEDDIKNNRVAPITETFDDLRRMLQEG; translated from the coding sequence ATGTTAACATTAAAGGAATCAATCAGACCATCGGCTGATTTAAGAAACCATTATAATGATATTTCAAAACAATGTAAGGAAAATAAAGAAGCGGTAATTATTACAGTAAATGGCAGAGGTGATACGGTAGCCCTCTCATATGAAGAATATAAAAATATGAAAGCTCGTATAGAGTTACTTGAAATATTAGCTGAGGCAGAGGATGATATAAAAAATAATCGTGTTGCACCGATAACTGAAACATTTGATGATTTGCGTAGAATGCTTCAGGAGGGCTAA
- a CDS encoding type II toxin-antitoxin system RelE/ParE family toxin, with translation MEYEVIRTDTADAGIRKIILYIAQNFGNEVALEQLDYIEKKILELGNDPYIGTDPRYLVLKRQGYKVLILKKDLVFYKINEENKTVIVYAVVDGRQDYLNIIRGL, from the coding sequence ATGGAATATGAGGTAATACGAACTGATACTGCGGATGCAGGAATTAGAAAAATAATTTTATATATAGCTCAGAATTTTGGCAATGAAGTAGCTTTGGAACAACTTGATTATATAGAGAAAAAAATTCTTGAACTTGGAAATGATCCATATATTGGAACAGATCCAAGATACCTTGTTCTTAAACGACAAGGATATAAAGTCCTTATACTAAAAAAGGATCTGGTTTTTTATAAAATTAATGAAGAGAATAAAACGGTTATTGTATATGCGGTAGTGGATGGCAGACAAGACTATTTGAATATAATACGTGGATTATAG